The nucleotide window AGAATAGAAGATAACTTTAATCTGATAAAAGTCATCTATAGAAAATGTACAATTGACATTGTATATaattgtggaaaatggaatgatTTCTTTCCAATATCAGGAACATGACAAGGCTGTCCACTCATACTTGATAGTATAATATATACTACCTAGTATAACCAGGgatgaaaaagaaaggagactAGAGTGGAAAAGAAGTAGAAATGTCTTTATTCACAAAAGATATGATTATCTATGTAGGAAATCTAATGGAGTCTCCCAagatatgggaaaaagaatgactagaATTATTAAGTGTAGCTAGGTggcaggagaaaaatatttaaaaatgagtctTCTATATATTAGCAATGATCAATTGGAAattgcaattttttaaagttctatttgcaatagtatcaaaaatattttttttacagCTATGTCTGGCAAAAGATGTGAAAAACCACACTAGAAACAATAATCCACTTCAGAGAGAAATTGAAGACCTAAACAAGTGGAACTCCCTGCTTATGTCAAAAAGCTCAATATTGCTAACGTATTTTGTCATTAAAATGACTtacagatttaaaataatataattccaTGTAGTAATTAGCAGGATTTCTTGTAGTAATTGAGTACGTAATTCTAAACCTTATGTGGAAATACACAGGAACTAGAATAactaaaactttgaaaaataaaagctgagtTGTATGTATAatattacctgatttcaagactcaTTATCAAAGTAAAAGTTTGCTGAGACTTGGTCTTTTTGTCCAGAgtaatttttcttcaatttttaacaTCTAGTAGTTTTATTAAGATATGTTTTAGAGAAAACTGTTGCTGAACAGTTTTCCCAGGTTCATGATGGTTCTTTTGAATAGGAACCATCATGGATCAGATCTTTTATTTTTGGACAGTTTTCTTagattatacttttaaatattagatttattccattgttttcttttttcttctttaaggacTGCAGTAACATATATACTGTATTACAATTTTATCTATTTAATTATAGACCAGCTTTATCCAGAACTTTCTTTCGgatccaattttcttttttcttactcttttaaaattactgtttcttctcttttttctgtttgattctcCTTTACAATGCTGTTTATTCAAGTTTCAGTCAAGTGTAGTTTCCCCTTTGGCTCTTTTTTAGTTTACtcgggctgctgtaacaaaattcaacagactAGATAGCTTAAATAAATTTTCTCACAattgtggaggctggaagtctaaagtcaagatgccagcagggttggtttctggtgagttCTCACTCCttggtttgcagatgacattttaTTCTGGTGTCCTCACACAGCCTTTTCTCTGCATATGACCAGCGGTTGGGTTGGTGGGTAGGGGGAGAAAGAGAGCTCATGCATGTGCTGTCCAGtctccttctcttcttataaggacatgaaTGCCATTGTATTAGTCTAACccttatgacttcatttaaccttagtTAATCTCCTTAAAGTCCccatcttcaaatacagtcacactggagGTTGGGGTTTTAACATACACATTTTTGGGGGGGCACAGTTTAGTCCATGACAGATTCCTTAATAAGGAATGTCTTTAATAAGTCTTTAATAAGACTTGAATTATAAGTCTTATTTTCTGTGATTACCCTGTCCTCTTTACAACTTCATTCCTGAGTTTGATTACCCTTTGCCTCTTTAGTTTGCATACAATCCAAGTCTCTTCTCTTGGATTTCCCAGTAGCCTGAGCTTTAATCTACATGAACTCAGACATCTTCTGAGTATTTTCCCACTCATAGTAAAACTTTCCCTTTCTGGGAGTAGTTTTGTGTTTCATCCTTTCTGGGCTGTCTGTCTCCTCTATTCCATGTGATCACCACAGTCTCTGGCTGACTCTCTTTGTAGGCATGGGCTGTCCCTTTTTGCTGTATTTGAATATCTATTGTGTAGTGGTGATTTCAAATTAGTAATATTCTCCATCTCCTAGTTATGCTAAAGTCATGGGTTGTTATAGATAATATTATTTGCTCCACTTATGCTGACCTTTATAGTTCTTGGGGGGATGCATGGGGAAATGCAGATGTAAGCAGTTGCTGTTATTATTCTTACATTAGAAACCaaatatgtgcattcaaatagttAAATTCCTCTCTGTTTTTCCACTGGCCTAGgccttttgtttctggttttcgtttttgttttttcacccCAAACtcatgaaatacaaaaaatatgcaCTTAGAATTATGTTCATCTCTGGAAATTGGCCAAAAAACCAGAGTCAGCTACAACATAGGGCATTTGTATAGAGATTTCATTCCCTAAGAGATGTTTTGGTATTTATATGGTaagattaattttgtttgtttgtagaagTCTGGACAGCTGATCACCTGAAAGAGAGGAGCCAAGAAAACCAATCTAAACATTTGTGGGAAGTTGTATTCATCAATAATGAAATGCTGACTAAGGAACAAGGTAATGTAATAGGAATACCATTTAGCATGGACGTAAGTTCTTTTCCTTCCAGAAAAATGTTCTGTCAGTGTGACTCATGTGGAATGAGTTTTAACACTGTTTCACAATTGGTTATCAGTAAGATAAACTATTTAGGAGAAAAGTCTGATGAATTTAATGCCCGTGGGAAATTGTTATTCAATATTAAGCATGATGAAACTCATACTCGAGAGAAAAATGAAGTTTTGAAAAATAGGAAAACTCTGAGTCATCATGAGAACACTTTGCAGCATGAGAAGATTCAAACTTTAGAGCACAATTTTGAATACAATATATGTCAGGAAACCCTCCTTGAAAAGGCAGTATTCAATACATGGAAGAGAGAGAACACAGAAGAGAATAACTGTGAATATAATGAATTTGGGAGAACTTTGTGTGATAGTTCATCCCTCTTGTTCCATCAGATACCTCCGTCAAAGGACAGTCACTATGAATTTAGTGATTGTGAGAAGTTCTTATGTGTGAAGTCCACCCTTTCTAAACATCATGGGGTACCTATGAAACACTGTGATTGTGGTGAAAGTGGGAATAATTTCAGGAGGAAATTGTGTCTGTCACAGCTTCAGAAAGGTGATAAAGGAGAGAAACACtttgaatgtaatgaatgtgggaaagctttcTGGGAGAAGTCACATCTCACTCGACATCAGAGGGTGCACACAGGAGAGAAACGCTTTCAATGTAATGTATGTGGAAAAACTTTCTGGGAGAAGTCAAACCTCACTAAACATCAGAGATCACACACAGGGGAGAAACCTTTTGAATGCAATGAATGTAGGAAAGCCTTTAGCCATAAGTCAGCCCTCACATTACACCAGAGAACACATACAGGGGAGAAACCGTATCAGTGTAATGCGTGTGGGAAAACTTTTTACCAGAAATCTGACCTCACTAAACATCAGAGAACACACACAGGGCTGAAACCCTATGAATGTTATGAATGTGGAAAATCCTTCTGTATGAATTCACACCTTACAGTACACCAGAGAACTCACACAGGTGAGAAACCTTTTGAGTGTCTTCAGTGTGGGAAATCCTTTTGtcaaaagtcacatcttacacagCATCAGAGAACTCACATAGGAGATAAACCTTATGAATGTAATGCATGTGGGAAAACTTTCTACCACAAGTCAGTACTCAACAGGCATCAGATAATTCATACAGGGTTGAAACCTTATGAATGTTATGAATGTGGGAAAACCTTCTGCTTGAAGTCAGACCTCACAGTACATCAGAGAACGCACACAGGGGAGAAACCCTTTGCATGTCCTGAATGTGGGAAATTCTTTAGCCATAAGTCAACCCTCTCTCAACATTATAGAACACACACAGGGGAGAAACCCTACGAATGTCATGAATGTGGAAAAATCTTTTACAATAAATCATACCTAACTAAACATGATAGAACACATACAggggagaaaccctatgaatgtaatgaatgtggaaaaACCTTCTGCCAGAAGTCACAACTCACTCAGCATCAGAGAATTCACATAggggagaaaccctatgaatgtaatgaGTGTGGAAAAGCTTTCTGCCATAAGTCAGCTCTAATTGTACATCAGAGAACCCATACACAAGAAAAGCCctataaatgtaatgaatgtggaaaaTCTTTCTGTGTGAAGTCAGGACTTATTTTACATGAGAGAAAGCACACGggggagaaaccctatgaatgcaaTCAATGTGGGAAATCCTTCAGTCACAAATCATCACTCACAGTACATCACAGGGCTCACACAGGAGAGAAATCTTGTCGGTGTAATGAATGTGGAAAAATCTTTTACCGTAAATCAGACCTTGCTAAACATCAGAGATCACATACAGGGGAAAAGCCCTATGAATGTAACACATGCAGGAAAACTTTCTCTCAAAAGTCAAATCTCATTGTACATCAGAGAACACACATAGGAGAAAAACCTTATGAATGAATTGGATATTAGAAATTTCCAGCCACAAGTCAGCCTCCATAATGCCTGAGAGTATTCACACTGTGGAGAAAGCCCTGTTGACATCCTGAATGTTCAGTAACTGTCCACAAACTCACCTAATGTTACTCCAAAGTAACAGTAGGGGATAAACCTGTAGACTACAACAACTATAGGACAACTTTTGTTAGGAAGTGATATTCTGTTGAATATCAGATGGTTAATACTGGCATAAAACCTCAc belongs to Symphalangus syndactylus isolate Jambi chromosome 4, NHGRI_mSymSyn1-v2.1_pri, whole genome shotgun sequence and includes:
- the LOC129480815 gene encoding zinc finger protein 33B isoform X1 — encoded protein: MPRPLATSAFLRFRLSFCLSHVLRGRRSWDFKVYRLFYGECTPMRERAVSSELSPSVQEQNKMNKVEQKFQGSVSFKDVTVGFTQEEWQHLDPSQRALYRDVMLENYSNLVSVGYCVHKPEVIFRLEQGEEPWRLEEEFPSQSFPEVWTADHLKERSQENQSKHLWEVVFINNEMLTKEQGNVIGIPFSMDVSSFPSRKMFCQCDSCGMSFNTVSQLVISKINYLGEKSDEFNARGKLLFNIKHDETHTREKNEVLKNRKTLSHHENTLQHEKIQTLEHNFEYNICQETLLEKAVFNTWKRENTEENNCEYNEFGRTLCDSSSLLFHQIPPSKDSHYEFSDCEKFLCVKSTLSKHHGVPMKHCDCGESGNNFRRKLCLSQLQKGDKGEKHFECNECGKAFWEKSHLTRHQRVHTGEKRFQCNVCGKTFWEKSNLTKHQRSHTGEKPFECNECRKAFSHKSALTLHQRTHTGEKPYQCNACGKTFYQKSDLTKHQRTHTGLKPYECYECGKSFCMNSHLTVHQRTHTGEKPFECLQCGKSFCQKSHLTQHQRTHIGDKPYECNACGKTFYHKSVLNRHQIIHTGLKPYECYECGKTFCLKSDLTVHQRTHTGEKPFACPECGKFFSHKSTLSQHYRTHTGEKPYECHECGKIFYNKSYLTKHDRTHTGEKPYECNECGKTFCQKSQLTQHQRIHIGEKPYECNECGKAFCHKSALIVHQRTHTQEKPYKCNECGKSFCVKSGLILHERKHTGEKPYECNQCGKSFSHKSSLTVHHRAHTGEKSCRCNECGKIFYRKSDLAKHQRSHTGEKPYECNTCRKTFSQKSNLIVHQRTHIGEKPYE
- the LOC129480815 gene encoding zinc finger protein 33B isoform X3: MHPNERAGCIFRVVSVCPRTEQNEQAVIPKRCALEDIQNNPIGCLLLCTPQRFQVEQKFQGSVSFKDVTVGFTQEEWQHLDPSQRALYRDVMLENYSNLVSVGYCVHKPEVIFRLEQGEEPWRLEEEFPSQSFPEVWTADHLKERSQENQSKHLWEVVFINNEMLTKEQGNVIGIPFSMDVSSFPSRKMFCQCDSCGMSFNTVSQLVISKINYLGEKSDEFNARGKLLFNIKHDETHTREKNEVLKNRKTLSHHENTLQHEKIQTLEHNFEYNICQETLLEKAVFNTWKRENTEENNCEYNEFGRTLCDSSSLLFHQIPPSKDSHYEFSDCEKFLCVKSTLSKHHGVPMKHCDCGESGNNFRRKLCLSQLQKGDKGEKHFECNECGKAFWEKSHLTRHQRVHTGEKRFQCNVCGKTFWEKSNLTKHQRSHTGEKPFECNECRKAFSHKSALTLHQRTHTGEKPYQCNACGKTFYQKSDLTKHQRTHTGLKPYECYECGKSFCMNSHLTVHQRTHTGEKPFECLQCGKSFCQKSHLTQHQRTHIGDKPYECNACGKTFYHKSVLNRHQIIHTGLKPYECYECGKTFCLKSDLTVHQRTHTGEKPFACPECGKFFSHKSTLSQHYRTHTGEKPYECHECGKIFYNKSYLTKHDRTHTGEKPYECNECGKTFCQKSQLTQHQRIHIGEKPYECNECGKAFCHKSALIVHQRTHTQEKPYKCNECGKSFCVKSGLILHERKHTGEKPYECNQCGKSFSHKSSLTVHHRAHTGEKSCRCNECGKIFYRKSDLAKHQRSHTGEKPYECNTCRKTFSQKSNLIVHQRTHIGEKPYE
- the LOC129480815 gene encoding zinc finger protein 33B isoform X2; translated protein: MPRPLATSAFLRFRLSFCLSHVLRGRRSWDFKVYRLFYGECTPMRERAVSSELSPSVQEQNKMNKVEQKFQGSVSFKDVTVGFTQEEWQHLDPSQRALYRDVMLENYSNLVSVGYCVHKPEVIFRLEQGEEPWRLEEEFPSQSFPVWTADHLKERSQENQSKHLWEVVFINNEMLTKEQGNVIGIPFSMDVSSFPSRKMFCQCDSCGMSFNTVSQLVISKINYLGEKSDEFNARGKLLFNIKHDETHTREKNEVLKNRKTLSHHENTLQHEKIQTLEHNFEYNICQETLLEKAVFNTWKRENTEENNCEYNEFGRTLCDSSSLLFHQIPPSKDSHYEFSDCEKFLCVKSTLSKHHGVPMKHCDCGESGNNFRRKLCLSQLQKGDKGEKHFECNECGKAFWEKSHLTRHQRVHTGEKRFQCNVCGKTFWEKSNLTKHQRSHTGEKPFECNECRKAFSHKSALTLHQRTHTGEKPYQCNACGKTFYQKSDLTKHQRTHTGLKPYECYECGKSFCMNSHLTVHQRTHTGEKPFECLQCGKSFCQKSHLTQHQRTHIGDKPYECNACGKTFYHKSVLNRHQIIHTGLKPYECYECGKTFCLKSDLTVHQRTHTGEKPFACPECGKFFSHKSTLSQHYRTHTGEKPYECHECGKIFYNKSYLTKHDRTHTGEKPYECNECGKTFCQKSQLTQHQRIHIGEKPYECNECGKAFCHKSALIVHQRTHTQEKPYKCNECGKSFCVKSGLILHERKHTGEKPYECNQCGKSFSHKSSLTVHHRAHTGEKSCRCNECGKIFYRKSDLAKHQRSHTGEKPYECNTCRKTFSQKSNLIVHQRTHIGEKPYE
- the LOC129480815 gene encoding zinc finger protein 33B isoform X4, which gives rise to MLTKEQGNVIGIPFSMDVSSFPSRKMFCQCDSCGMSFNTVSQLVISKINYLGEKSDEFNARGKLLFNIKHDETHTREKNEVLKNRKTLSHHENTLQHEKIQTLEHNFEYNICQETLLEKAVFNTWKRENTEENNCEYNEFGRTLCDSSSLLFHQIPPSKDSHYEFSDCEKFLCVKSTLSKHHGVPMKHCDCGESGNNFRRKLCLSQLQKGDKGEKHFECNECGKAFWEKSHLTRHQRVHTGEKRFQCNVCGKTFWEKSNLTKHQRSHTGEKPFECNECRKAFSHKSALTLHQRTHTGEKPYQCNACGKTFYQKSDLTKHQRTHTGLKPYECYECGKSFCMNSHLTVHQRTHTGEKPFECLQCGKSFCQKSHLTQHQRTHIGDKPYECNACGKTFYHKSVLNRHQIIHTGLKPYECYECGKTFCLKSDLTVHQRTHTGEKPFACPECGKFFSHKSTLSQHYRTHTGEKPYECHECGKIFYNKSYLTKHDRTHTGEKPYECNECGKTFCQKSQLTQHQRIHIGEKPYECNECGKAFCHKSALIVHQRTHTQEKPYKCNECGKSFCVKSGLILHERKHTGEKPYECNQCGKSFSHKSSLTVHHRAHTGEKSCRCNECGKIFYRKSDLAKHQRSHTGEKPYECNTCRKTFSQKSNLIVHQRTHIGEKPYE